A single window of Sparus aurata chromosome 22, fSpaAur1.1, whole genome shotgun sequence DNA harbors:
- the znf395b gene encoding zinc finger protein 395b isoform X1: MAAMGPEDRTGSEPGGTAVCPSGPRACISTTTHNSNGRQQTVVYAGSCVQAHTAFMEIGHHRNKTSVHLPQGVQTVGPTMHLGNASATREAAYSFRSPESVEMDEIMAAMVLTSLSCSPVVQSPPQTDPGPAGSSSPADMECGGGELSDSGSSGYWSWDHGNVSPAPSPSVTELDSSPDEGLHMELEQGDELNAKKPKSSFRGVYRCLWPSCGKVLTSSVGMKRHIRVLHLGSGSDQSQREEDFYYTRISCETADSSSAPAPSQQALGQASSSHLSWASCGSPPASELQIPPAHRPRSNSSSGPVLSRPSPLSQSAPSSFWQIHTEHLYQACSPVQVSVASRSPGCQAAWTPSTSISNTPMVKPRCRSVSVGEQWLQQNRLQPMSASPSRTHCSFRKGRGEAKKCRKVYGVERKDQWCTACRWKKACQRFPD, translated from the exons ATGGCAGCTATGGGACCTGAGGACAGAACTGGATCAGAGCCAGGCGGGACGGCTGTCTGCCCGTCGGGACCGCGGGCCTGCATCTCTACAACGACGCACAACAGCAACGGGCGGCAGCAGACGGTG GTGTATGCAGGGAGCTGTGTCCAGGCTCACACAGCATTCATGGAGATCGGGCATCACAGGAACAAGACGTCAGTTCACCTGCCGCAAGGGGTACAAACTGTGGGACCCACAATGCACCTCGGCAACGCGTCTGCCACCAGAGAGGCTGCGTACAG CTTCCGCAGTCCAGAGTCGGTGGAGATGGATGAGATCATGGCCGCCATGGTTCTGACCAGCCTGTCCTGCAGCCCCGTGGTCCAGAGTCCTCCACAAACAGATCCTGGACCAG CCGGCTCGTCGTCACCGGCTGACATGGAGTGTGGCGGCGGCGAGCTGTCCGACAGCGGCAGCAGCGGCTACTGGAGCTGGGACCACGGCAACGTGAGCCCCGCCCCCTCGCCGTCCGTCACCGAGCTGGACAGCAGTCCTGATGAAGGCCTGCACATGGAACTGGAGCAGGGAGATGAGCTTAATGCCAAAAAGCCAAAG AGCTCGTTCAGAGGTGTGTACAGGTGTCTCTGGCCCAGCTGTGGCAAGGTGCTGACGTCTTCAGTTGGAATGAAAAGACATATCCGTGTGCTGCATCTGGG cagTGGGTCGGATCAGTCCCAGAGAGAAGAGGACTTCTACTACACCAGGATCTCCTGTGAGACGGCGGACTCCAGCTCCGCTCCAGCTCCCTCCCAGCAGGCTCTGGGCCAGGCCTCGTCCTCTCATCTCAGCTGGGCCTCCTGCGGTTCTCCTCCGGCCTCGGAGCTCCAGATCCCTCCGGCTCACAGGCCCAGGTCCAACTCCAGCTCCGGGCCCGTCCTGAGCAGGCCCAGTCCGCTCAGCCAGTCGGCACCCAGCAGCTTCTGGCAGATCCATACGGAGCATCTCTATCAG GCCTGTAGCCCCGTCCAGGTCTCTGTGGCCTCCAGGAGCCCCGGCTGCCAGGCGGCTTGgaccccctccacctccatctctaaCACTCCG ATGGTGAAACCTCGCTGCCGGTCCGTCAGTGTCGGTGAACAGTGGCTCCAACAGAACCGGCTACAGCCCATGAGTGCGTCGCCCTCCCGCACTCACTGCTCCTTCAG GAAGGGTCGCGGCGAGGCCAAGAAGTGCCGCAAGGTGTACGGAGTGGAGCGCAAGGATCAGTGGTGCACCGCCTGCCGCTGGAAGAAAGCCTGCCAACGCTTCCCCgactaa
- the znf395b gene encoding zinc finger protein 395b isoform X2, protein MAAMGPEDRTGSEPGGTAVCPSGPRACISTTTHNSNGRQQTVVYAGSCVQAHTAFMEIGHHRNKTSVHLPQGVQTVGPTMHLGNASATREAAYSFRSPESVEMDEIMAAMVLTSLSCSPVVQSPPQTDPGPAGSSSPADMECGGGELSDSGSSGYWSWDHGNVSPAPSPSVTELDSSPDEGLHMELEQGDELNAKKPKSSFRGVYRCLWPSCGKVLTSSVGMKRHIRVLHLGGSDQSQREEDFYYTRISCETADSSSAPAPSQQALGQASSSHLSWASCGSPPASELQIPPAHRPRSNSSSGPVLSRPSPLSQSAPSSFWQIHTEHLYQACSPVQVSVASRSPGCQAAWTPSTSISNTPMVKPRCRSVSVGEQWLQQNRLQPMSASPSRTHCSFRKGRGEAKKCRKVYGVERKDQWCTACRWKKACQRFPD, encoded by the exons ATGGCAGCTATGGGACCTGAGGACAGAACTGGATCAGAGCCAGGCGGGACGGCTGTCTGCCCGTCGGGACCGCGGGCCTGCATCTCTACAACGACGCACAACAGCAACGGGCGGCAGCAGACGGTG GTGTATGCAGGGAGCTGTGTCCAGGCTCACACAGCATTCATGGAGATCGGGCATCACAGGAACAAGACGTCAGTTCACCTGCCGCAAGGGGTACAAACTGTGGGACCCACAATGCACCTCGGCAACGCGTCTGCCACCAGAGAGGCTGCGTACAG CTTCCGCAGTCCAGAGTCGGTGGAGATGGATGAGATCATGGCCGCCATGGTTCTGACCAGCCTGTCCTGCAGCCCCGTGGTCCAGAGTCCTCCACAAACAGATCCTGGACCAG CCGGCTCGTCGTCACCGGCTGACATGGAGTGTGGCGGCGGCGAGCTGTCCGACAGCGGCAGCAGCGGCTACTGGAGCTGGGACCACGGCAACGTGAGCCCCGCCCCCTCGCCGTCCGTCACCGAGCTGGACAGCAGTCCTGATGAAGGCCTGCACATGGAACTGGAGCAGGGAGATGAGCTTAATGCCAAAAAGCCAAAG AGCTCGTTCAGAGGTGTGTACAGGTGTCTCTGGCCCAGCTGTGGCAAGGTGCTGACGTCTTCAGTTGGAATGAAAAGACATATCCGTGTGCTGCATCTGGG TGGGTCGGATCAGTCCCAGAGAGAAGAGGACTTCTACTACACCAGGATCTCCTGTGAGACGGCGGACTCCAGCTCCGCTCCAGCTCCCTCCCAGCAGGCTCTGGGCCAGGCCTCGTCCTCTCATCTCAGCTGGGCCTCCTGCGGTTCTCCTCCGGCCTCGGAGCTCCAGATCCCTCCGGCTCACAGGCCCAGGTCCAACTCCAGCTCCGGGCCCGTCCTGAGCAGGCCCAGTCCGCTCAGCCAGTCGGCACCCAGCAGCTTCTGGCAGATCCATACGGAGCATCTCTATCAG GCCTGTAGCCCCGTCCAGGTCTCTGTGGCCTCCAGGAGCCCCGGCTGCCAGGCGGCTTGgaccccctccacctccatctctaaCACTCCG ATGGTGAAACCTCGCTGCCGGTCCGTCAGTGTCGGTGAACAGTGGCTCCAACAGAACCGGCTACAGCCCATGAGTGCGTCGCCCTCCCGCACTCACTGCTCCTTCAG GAAGGGTCGCGGCGAGGCCAAGAAGTGCCGCAAGGTGTACGGAGTGGAGCGCAAGGATCAGTGGTGCACCGCCTGCCGCTGGAAGAAAGCCTGCCAACGCTTCCCCgactaa